The Brienomyrus brachyistius isolate T26 chromosome 9, BBRACH_0.4, whole genome shotgun sequence genome contains the following window.
TTTGCCAATCAGCTGCCAGAATTCCAGAAACGTCAGTTCTCCATCATTATCTGTATCCAGTGAGCCCATGAGCTGGTCAATCACCGCAGGATCATTGGAATTCTACATCAAGCCAATATTAAAATAGTATCAGTGCATTTCCCATACAAAATGAAGAAAGAGGCTTTATATGACATGCTTAGTGAACATAGTAATACAATGTGTTACATTTATTCAATACTTTCAAGAAATTATGTTTAAGCTATGTATTCCTGTCAGAATCTTGACTAGGAATGATGAAACAGTCCACATTAATATCCGTGTAGATACACATTTATGCATTTTAGTATCATAATGTTAAAATACTTTTCAGGCTTCTATATATACTATAGATTTCTTTTTATTACTGATGTCGTAAAGGTATGTAAATAGTTCATTCTTGATTTTGCATACAGCCAAATGTAGTAGAACCAGTTTAACCTTATTTTAAAGTCTCTCCGATGGGGTGGGATGATGTCACAGGTTTGAATGGTATCCTTATCTGGGGATGTTGCTTCGAGACTCTGGAACATGACTAAAGTGATGCATTGGGTCCCCTCTCAGCTCTACGCTTGCTTTGATATGAAGGGAAAGCTTTCGTGTCCTTCCATAGATGGTTCTGTTCTCATTAATTAATAAGTAACTCTGTAGTTATACCATAAACTTAACACTTCAGCCAATGAAAGAGCGTTTTACAGCAGctgataacactttacttaaggctgtttttagttatttataaacatattcataaggcattataaaacattcataaagcattataaacatggctataactatttataaaaaggcataacacatcatagctatgtttattatgcattatgaatgctttatgaagctataatgcaatatagatacctttataatgcaatacaaaaaaTCTTAATGCTTATATCACCcatttaatgcattatgaaggtatctgtagTGCATTATATATGAAAGCTGCATAgagcagtcataatgcataatacactaTAATGTGTTGTGCCTTTTGAcatatatttatagccatgtttataatgccttacaaatgcattattatttgttacgAATGTCCACAGTAACCAAAAACACGACCTTAATTAAAGTGTTACCCAGCAGCCTTTTAAATTAAGCTTTGCTGCACTGAATTTGGATTCTGCATGCATAGATGCAGGAACACACATGCAACAAGAAAACATCAACAGTGGTAGGATAGAAGTTACCATTTCTTTGGAAAGGAGGCTCCCCACTGTGACATATTTTCAATAGGCTTCAAATATTTTGACATGTATGACTCCACAGAGCAAAAGTTAGTGAAATAGTCACCTAAACCCACACTTActttatacatacatgcatacatatgaTTTTAAGTATGGAGAGTGGTAAGTTGGCGAAAAGCACAACGTGTGAGCATTTTACAGGTCTTTTCTTTAACCGgtgagtacagagtgctgaggtaATCTGAGGTAAAATCTAAAGTTCTATAACCCAAAACTAGAACAAACTCTTTGAATAGGAACAAATGAGACAAAGTAACTCTACATCAAAATATCTGTCAAAAGCACTACTAAAAAActggcaacactttacttgagggcgCACAAATAACTTATACGTAAATACGTGAAGcattatgattgattaatgatgaatgaacatgagatcagtatgtaactaacacttagcttctggttaattaatacataaagaAAGAGTGTgacactacattatttgtgcctcctaagtaaagtgttacgaaatgatttttaaatatatttttaaattaaacagAACCAGGTTTCAAATGGCTCTCGTTGACTCGCTGCTTAGCAATCTCCTGTACATCACGGAATCTCGTAGAACGAGAGAGAGCAACCACCTGATTCCGGTTAAGGCCTGCTTACCTTGACGAAGGTGGGAAGCTGAGAGACCAACAAATTGTGGAATTCCTCCTTGCTCAGAGTGGAAGCGGTGCCTTCCTTCCCAGCATGGGTTTTGAAGTGGGAGATCAGGGTGTTGATGGCAGGTTCCATTTTCTGCGTAGAATGCTGGAGGCTAGGAATGACAGAATTTGAAAATTACAAATGGAATATTACCCAAAAGCAATTATGAGTGGGATAGCAAGACAGTAAGAGAGAAGTGAATCTTCTAGTAAGGCTTGAATATACCCCCTTAAAGGGTGAGAAAACGGATTACAAAAATAAGGAGCGGGACGTATGGTGAGATGGGAAAGGTCTCAGCCCACCTGGATATTACCACCTGTGTTGGTCAGCAGGCTGATGCTGTGTTACTCCTCTAGTTCCCTCTTATACCCACCAGGCTCCCAGAACAGATGAAGTCAGCGGAAAGTTGATCGGTCACCCGATTCCTTTACACATCCTCTTTCTAAATTTGCCGCTTTTTGAAGTTTCCATAGTAAAAGTTGCTGAATTGAGCTGCGATATGGAAAGGCCCGCAGCCCACTGAGATTTCCCAAGATACGAAGTCCGCCGTGTGCCGACATGTCAGTTAGCGTTCTCAAGCACAGATCTGTTATCTCTGCCCTTTGGGGAGAGCATGTGGGTTGAGGTACCCATTCAGAATGGTAGCTGGGCTGGTGTTATTACATGACCTTTACTATGTTTCTGACTCCGGTATAACACAAAATCTTACcaatatgaaaaacaaaaataaaaaatacttaaAAGGAGGCTTAACAAATAAACTCTGAAAGACGGGGTGGACTGTTTTGCTGCATTGTTGGGTTTAATTACTGATTTGCACAATTTAGTTGTTTCACAAATCAGTGGTTaacacccccctcccaatcAGTCGTTCAGCATCTCACTCCCATAACCAAACAAGTTAAACTGTAATTAAAATTTCATGACATTGACATGCTGAGTGAGACTGGCACACCACTCCAGGTTTTGCCTTCAGTGTGACTTACTGACGTGCTTAATTCTCGCCTGTTCTCAATAGAGATACCGTGTTTATTAGCCCAAGGGTCTGTTTGGCTCTCAAGTTGGGGAAGCTATGGAGTAACATTAcctcatgcacacagacacacagctaaCAGCTCCTTCATGGCTGAAGGTCAGGCTGCTTGATCAGTGGGAATATGCCTACTGCCACCAGTAAGAGCTGACGCCGTAGATGGTGTCAGATACACGTCAGCTTTTCAGTGCATCAAGATTATGATGTCAGAACAGTCTGCATTAATATCTCAGAATTAGTCTCTCCATTATTTTTGTGTCGTTCTTTGGAGACAAAACGAAATTCAGTCATCTATAAAATTTAATTTCTAGCATCCAGTTTGAATCGTTAAGATAAATTTAAATAACTTAAATGTGGAATTAATGGCGCCTGTGTCACACTCTGGGAGCAGAAGAGTGCTATAAAATTCCTCCATCCACACATGCAGTATAGGTCCAACTGGAGCAGGGAActccctggattggatgccagtccattgcagggcacatacacaccagGGGTAATTTATagaaggaggaggaagtcaGAGGATCAAGAGGACCCCATGGAACACATGGACAATTTGCAAACTTCATATGAACTTCATGTCAACTTcatgcagactcctcacagcaaaTATGGTTGAGAGCCCCAGCCCTGCTGCAGTCAGGCAAAAGGTCTAAGCATTAAAGCACCCTGCCACCTAGGAGATATGCTGAGCCAGGCAGCCACTAAACTAATGACAAATAGTGAGCAAGCAGGCTTATGACCTGCCGAGGTCTGCAGCACTAAGTCAAGTGTCAAAGTTTTACTTCCGCATTCAATACAGTGAAACTGTGGTACACCAGTTGCAGATTAGGGGACAGGTGCATCGGGGACAGCTGGACCAACAACAGTGCAAATAAGGGACATAACAGCTGTGTAGCAAAGGACAAGGAAATCCAGTACAGCATATAGTGCAATATAGGAATTTTCGTCACCCCAAGGCACTTCACACGGGTAAGGTCACTATCTGTCCATTTCCCCCCTTACTCCTGAATAGACATAATACAGATACAATAAGTGAAATCTCTTCGATCATAAAGATGTGTTAAATCCCTGCCGCCTGTTATCTCAGCAATATGTTTTAATCTAAATATGTTTAAATCGCCGCACATTCACATACACAAAGACAGAATATAtagtaaaattaaaataaataacaggGAGGGGGAGATGGCAGGcaactaaaacaaaaaataaaaggatAAGCCAGGAAGAGATAAAACAGGTCTTACAAAGA
Protein-coding sequences here:
- the s100a11 gene encoding protein S100-A11, with the translated sequence MEPAINTLISHFKTHAGKEGTASTLSKEEFHNLLVSQLPTFVKNSNDPAVIDQLMGSLDTDNDGELTFLEFWQLIGKLATKQGGFSQ